The following coding sequences are from one Capsicum annuum cultivar UCD-10X-F1 chromosome 3, UCD10Xv1.1, whole genome shotgun sequence window:
- the LOC107856014 gene encoding bidirectional sugar transporter SWEET10, which translates to MAIHLAFIFGLLGNIVSFMVYLAPVPTFLKIYKKKSTEGFQSVPYVVGLFSAMLWIYYAFLKPNTTLLITINSVGCCIQTFYICFFLFYATKKAKMDTMKLLISMNVVGMGLIVLLTQFFAKGSNRAQIVGWICLIFSFCVFVAPLCVLRKVIKTKSVEYMPFLLSFFLTLSAVMWFFYGLLIKDYNIAIPNVLGFTLGVIQMVLYLIYKNAKKVAVTEEVKLENTETVVVIEEHKIPEEKLKEQIIDVVKLSAMVCSEIIPIVTELKNEIELPQLSLIITEDKIIKPKGTIEAS; encoded by the exons ATGGCGATTCACTTGGCTTTTATATTTGGCCTCCTAg GCAACATTGTCTCCTTCATGGTCTACCTTGCTCCAGT GCCAACGTTTCTTAAAATTTACAAGAAGAAATCAACAGAAGGGTTCCAATCAGTTCCTTACGTGGTTGGGTTATTCAGTGCCATGCTTTGGATTTACTATGCATTTCTCAAACCTAACACAACTCTTCTCATCACAATTAACTCTGTTGGATGTTGCATTCAAACTTTCTACATATGTTTCTTCCTCTTCTATGCCACCAAAAAAGCCAAG ATGGACACGATGAAGCTGCTTATTTCGATGAACGTCGTTGGAATGGGTCTAATTGTTTTGCTAACTCAATTTTTTGCAAAAGGCTCCAACCGTGCTCAAATTGTTGGATGGATTTGCCTTATATTTTCATTCTGCGTCTTCGTTGCACCTCTATGTGTTCTC AGAAAAGTTATAAAGACCAAAAGTGTGGAGTACATGCCATTTCTACTATCGTTCTTTCTCACATTAAGTGCCGTTATGTGGTTCTTCTATGGTCTACTAATCAAAGATTACAATATTGCT ATACCAAACGTGCTGGGATTCACCCTTGGAGTTATTCAAATGGTGCTTTATTTGATTTACAAGAACGCAAAGAAGGTCGCGGTGACTGAAGaagtaaaattagaaaatacAGAAACTGTTGTTGTTATTGAAGAACATAAAATTCCTGAAGAAAAACTGAAAGAGCAGATTATTGATGTTGTGAAGTTGAGTGCAATGGTGTGTTCAGAGATAATTCCAATAGTTACTGAGCTGAAGAATGAAATTGAGCTGCCTCAACTCAGTTTGATTATTACTGAAGACAAGATTATAAAGCCAAAGGGAACCATAGAGGCCTCTTAA